The genomic segment GTAATTGACCACTCAAGGACATAGCATGATTATCCTGCAGCAGagaatttgatttcaaattttgagGCTTTTCCATAAATGAGTCATCCATGGTGGCCTCTTGATCTGGAATATCATTTAAAGAGAACGACTCGGTGATTGGCCAAAAGGATTCCCGAGATTTAGAGGAAGATATAAGGTGCCGATAATCGTCTTCCGATGACCGAATAGACTGAAGACCCATATTTTGGTGAAGATCCATTAAAACTTGCTTTGAGCTCTCCTCATCTCCTCCAGCTGAGGTCCAAAAACTAGAGTTTCCAGCAACTTCTGAaacattcctttttctttcagcTTCAAGATGCAACTGTTGCATCCCTCCTTCAACCCAACTATTCTCTTGCTGCCCTTGTTTTCCAGGGAGGTGGCTCTCTGTCATTTCAGCGCGAGAACCATAAATATCACCAAAAACTTGTCGATGATGAGAAGAGACATTGGACGAGAAGGAACCCAGTTGATCAGTAGAATGCATATATAGATGCTCTGCTGAATCTGGACCTTGGGAATGACCATTTACATTATCCATCTTCATCCCAGGAGTGACAGCAGGCAGAGAAGTTGGATGGTCAAATGCCATAGAGCTAGGCTCATAAAACCCACCCTGATGTGGCTCCTGTAAAGCATGATTCCATTTGTTATGGCTTAAATGTTCATCATGTGAGGAAAGCCTCTGCTGTTGCAGGTAAAAATCTGAAGCGTTAAATCCTGTAGACTTAGACTGGTGATGACCGGTAGTATTTCTGAAGGTCTGACCAGCTTCATCAATGGACCATGGCCAACCAACTTGCCTTTCACCATCAATTCCTAACTGTTGCCTTGCCACAGATAAATCTTGCGCCTGCATCTGTTCTTGCTGAAGATGGAACTGCAGGTCTGAAGGGAGTATATTACCATGCTTCACCTGTGATAAGAGGTCCAAGATATCAGTCTGGGGTTCTTGAAGATTATTCTGGCCAATCTTAGCTCGAATTATCTGCTCCAGTGTTAGATCGAGGTGCCTTGGATTATGTGAATTCTGCTGCAGTTCGGCCGCCAGTCGTGTCCTAAATTGAATCTGCTCAAGCAAGTTTTCTCTCAATGGATCTCCCTTTCCCTGACCATATCCAAGATCAGGCATCTGATGCTGCAGCAACTGTTCCAGaacctgctgctgctgcagttTCATTTGGTACTGACGAAGCTGTTGTTGCTGTTGGTGCAGTAAATGATGCTGTTGCTGAAGCTCAAACTGTCGCTGCTGTTGCTGAAGCTCCACCTGTCGCCGCTGTTGAAGCTCCACCTGCCGCCGCTGTTGAAGCTCCTGTTGAAGCTCCAGCTGCCGCCGCTGTTGAAGCTCCACCTGCCGACGCTGTTGAAGCTCCACCTGATGTTGATGTTGAAGCTCCATCTGCTGCTGACGTTGAAATTGCAGTTCAATAAGATTAGAAGGGATATGCTCAAAACCCAGTTCCATAGTATGTGAGAAGGGATGAGATAAATGATTCTGTTGTTGACATTCTTTTTGCATCTTCTGCAACATGAGATGCTGCTGGTCAAAATCATTGAACTCTGGCTGCCTGTGAAATAAGTGCCGAGCATCTGCGGAACTTAGATCGATGTGGGGATTAGTGAGTGGCTTTTTCCTGTAATCTTCAGGCCATGTCTCTGCATAATGGGATTGATCAAATACTGCATCAAAGGACCTGTGACTGGCAAGGGCAGCATCATGCTCTGTATAAGAGTCCATAGCATGAACCTGCGCTGGAAATTCATCACCCATGCCAGAAGCCATGTTGGATGATTGAGCACGCCTAAGATTAGAGTTGCTACTGAGCTCAGACATTGACAAGCCAAACGGATGAACTATTTCATCCTGATGAGTATGCATGCCAGCTTCTGAAAATTCATTTAAGATGGCAGGGTTGGTAGAAGGATTACGAACAAATCGCTGAACATCTGCAACATCTCTCATCAAAGGGTTGCCACTACTTCCAGAACTTCCAGGAAAGACGATTTCTGTATCCAACAAAGATCAGAGAAACTAAATGAGCCCAATGAACAGATACAGTGACATGAACAGCAGAATCATTCTAAGCAACTTACCTTCATCCGGAGTAACAACATTTTGAAATCTTTGATCATCAGAATACTCCATCCCGCTGAGAAAACCATGATCAGGAACCCTTGACTGACCAGTAGCACTAAAGATGGCCTCAAATCCAGATGAAACCCGCTGCTGGTCTTCCCTGACAGCAGAAACCTTATATTCAAGAGAAGCAGAAGTCGCTGTGCTCCCTTCCAAGCTCTCTCCAACATCATCAGATAGTTGTACCTTAGCAGACAGACTAGTACTTGAAGCACACCCGGGTTTAAGTTTTAGGTGAGGCATAATATCACCAAGTTCATGGAAGGGTGATCCATCGGGAGCATCTGACAAACGAACTGGTAGGTCAGTTCCAAAATATCCTTGCTCAAACCATGCAATAATATCAATACCAAGGTACGGTCCCTGAATTGCCCCTTGAGGATCAAGATAGCACAATGATAGTTCCTCAGGCATGATAGTACCCGTGAATTGATGCCCATCATTATTTATATTCAATGAAAATTGATGGCTTCTTGAATTTTGCTGtgcagaagaaaaatcaaatagtgAACTTGAATCATCAGGGAGCTGGCTACCAATTTCAAAAGAAGTAGCTGACTCAATATCCTCCAACTTAAGGTTATTCTGAAAAGCCACATCTGCCACTGGCTGCCTTTCAAAAGCTTTTAAATCCACAACGTTGTCAATCAGGCCACTCTCCCCAACACTGCTGGATTCGTCTCTCTTGAAAACTGCAGGCACAAAGCCATCCATCAACACTCTGCCAATTGTTGTCACGCACTTCTGTTTATCATCTTTATGCGTATCCTTTTCTGAAATACATAACAGAAGGAATAGTTTTAACACTGAAATAAAAGAAGTCAAAAAATTGATATTAGAATTACTTACCCTCAGCCATTGATGCATTGAACGTCTCAGCACCCATACCTTGACCGGAAGCATTGCCAGTAATTTTTCCAAAAGAGTCTGCAATTTCTTCAGTCTTAACAGAGAAACTCACATTCTCCTCACCAATGCCTGAATAAAAAAGTGTTAGAGAGAATAGACAGTGAGATTGCAAAAGTCAACTGAAGATGTGACACGATCACCTGAAGTGTTATTATTTGATGACTCGTTCTTTTCTCTAAATGAGTTGTTCAATCCTCCACTGCTTGTAATTTTTCCCTGCCATATATCTCCAAGGACAGCCTGCAAGAATCATATGATCCAATTTAAAGCAGTGACAGTAACTATAAGACATACCTTTAACATGACATTATGTAAATTGTATACCTCTTGCTCTGCATCAGGTGCAACAAAAGCCAATGGCTTAATAGCAATTTCCTGTGTTAGTGGAGACACAAGCTCCATCCCATCTGGTATGGTATCAAAACTTGGAAGAGTCTTGTGCTTACGGTAAATGTCAAGAAGTTTTCCCCTCGGATAGCAGAATGCATGATTCTTATCCATGGGAATGGACCCGATGGAAGAAGCAGTAAGATGCCTGCCAATTTGTAAGTTCCCACTATTGTTGGACCTTCCTCTTCCGGCAGCAAACCGCACATTCAGGCTCTCCACACGTCCTCTATCTGACCCAAATCCAGGTGCACTCCTGTAAGCAGCGGGTCCACCAGAATGAACTTCCATACGATGGCGAGGCCTCCACTTATCACGAGAGTCATTCTCACGCTCAGAAGATGGCCTCCACTTATCACGAGAGTCATTCTCACGCTCGGAAGTCGGGCGGCTAGCAGTGCCAAAATTTTGTTTGTCACTGTGAGCCTCATCCTTCTCAATATCTGCCCTCTTATCATTTCGAGaatccttctctttctcttcagGACCCCACCTAGATGACCACTTGCTGTCTCTTCGGGATTCATGAGCAGAATTGCGGTTGTTGCCGTCATGCCAACGATCTGAAGAAGGCAAAGTTCTAGTCTCAGATATATCTCTAGCTGAAACAGAATCAGCACGATGGTCTTCTTTTCTGCGATCTTTTCTACCAAGCAAACCTGTATCCCTCTCCTCCTCACGCCAACGGCGGCTGCTTTCAACATCAGGAGCAATCCTCCTCCGATCTTTCTTGTCTTGGGATCCATCTAAACGCCAATTGTCTTTCAAATTGCTATCACTGGAGTTTCCATGGGACAAAGAATTTGAAGCACGTGTTTCCTGTTATTTTCAGGCATAAGGGTTAATTGGAAATacccacacacacaaaaaaaaaatgaaaaatgaaaaaggataAATTTAGTCGTAATAAAACCTCAGATAAAATATATGCTCACCCTGTGACAAAACTAAGTGAAAGGGTACTATCATGATAACAACAAGACTGCATTCTTGCGGACAGAAGAGAAAAGGAGGACTTTCCCCTATAAAGAGGTCAAGATGCTACAATTAAATCTCCTTAGGTTTGATAATTGCAGAGCAGAGTTGgacccaaaattaaaaatatttcaacacCTTCCTAGGTATAATTTCTGGTTAAAAACCATTAGTTATAAAATCCAATAAATTTCATCTCTAAATCCTGCCAACAACTAtcctaatttataatttctcaAGGGCCCTGGCTAAGCTAAATGGTTATAGACACCAGAACATACAACAGCACCAAATGACATAAATTATCAggaattaacaaaacaaatatatccAAATAAGCATGTATTATTAAATATcagtacataaaaaaaaatagcatgccACCCTCATATAGATAACTAAAAACCAACTAGTCAATAAGCACGTCCAACTTTAGACAAGTGAAATCCCATACCCCTGATGCCCCAGTAGTTGATAACTTAGCATCCACCGGTTTAGCATAGAGCCATTGTGGAGAAAGAGGTATAGTGTTGTCTGCAGTCACTTGATCTGTAAAGCAATAACAgtcaatcaatatatatatgaattacaatCAAAAGACAATAAACTCAAAAATAAGCATTCCTCTGATACCTTTTGAGTCATCAGGCAAACTCAACAGAGCCTTGTCCTCACCAATTCCTCCACGATCTAccatttccaataaaaaaaaaattcataagtaTTATTAAGCTGAGTAATCTATCACCATTcggcatgaaaaaaaatatacagataTTAACATCAAAGGAATTCATGCAACTTGCATTCaattgcaaaaatataaaaaatggtcAAAACCCTAAAGTTGAAGCCCAAATGGAGACATAGCAATAAAAAGTAAGAAGAGATCGAttgggaaaaaacaaagaatggaAAATCGAGATTAGAACCTTTGAAGGAAGAGAGGCGTTCATCGGTTGACTTGCAAGAGAGGAGAAGGAGATCGTCAGGGAGATTCGGCTTTCCGTCAGTCATCGTCGTTATCTAAAACCAAAAAGAACTTGCACAAATTCGGTACGCACAGAGATTATCAATACAAGGAGAGAGATGAATAAAGCAGATTGCAATTGGAAGAGAAGAGATTTACACACACAGAGAAGGAAATTACTAGGGTTTGGGAATTCGCAGAGAGAGGGAGTAACGGGTAAGGGTTTGTGTGTTCAGTGTGTATTCGATCGAAGAAACAACCATATAGTCGAGTGGCTGcgtgtttaattaattttattgtttttcttttttatatttcttttttaaaaattactccgcctttccttctttctttttttttttttaatgcaaataaCTAATCTATCTTATCTTTAAGTTTGCCTGGTTTTAAATGCTATTAGTTTATTATTACGTGTTTCGCCGGGGgtcgaatttttttaaagtataaaaaaaaatgaagactacaaagtttttctaataatattaataaatttgactATAcgagtaaattttaaaatatcttgaatCAGTTTTTTACAtgattgagtttttaattaaattataatacagttaattttatttaaattgattaattttataattttaaaataaaattttattagttggtaaaaatatgatttgacttttaaaaagactttaagataataattttaaaaaataatattaaaacaatgacAGATTGAATCAACCGTAGCCTTCTACGACCCGGACAGtagattttatttggtttactaattttttatttaattatatgataaaaatatatacttataaaattgagtattaatataaaaatagacatATATTAGAGATGATgataatcctatagaaagcaaataaaaataaataatgcaatttATTTCCCAATcaatttgaaggatgaa from the Populus nigra chromosome 1, ddPopNigr1.1, whole genome shotgun sequence genome contains:
- the LOC133677046 gene encoding uncharacterized protein LOC133677046, whose protein sequence is MTDGKPNLPDDLLLLSCKSTDERLSSFKDRGGIGEDKALLSLPDDSKDQVTADNTIPLSPQWLYAKPVDAKLSTTGASGETRASNSLSHGNSSDSNLKDNWRLDGSQDKKDRRRIAPDVESSRRWREEERDTGLLGRKDRRKEDHRADSVSARDISETRTLPSSDRWHDGNNRNSAHESRRDSKWSSRWGPEEKEKDSRNDKRADIEKDEAHSDKQNFGTASRPTSERENDSRDKWRPSSERENDSRDKWRPRHRMEVHSGGPAAYRSAPGFGSDRGRVESLNVRFAAGRGRSNNSGNLQIGRHLTASSIGSIPMDKNHAFCYPRGKLLDIYRKHKTLPSFDTIPDGMELVSPLTQEIAIKPLAFVAPDAEQEAVLGDIWQGKITSSGGLNNSFREKNESSNNNTSGIGEENVSFSVKTEEIADSFGKITGNASGQGMGAETFNASMAEEKDTHKDDKQKCVTTIGRVLMDGFVPAVFKRDESSSVGESGLIDNVVDLKAFERQPVADVAFQNNLKLEDIESATSFEIGSQLPDDSSSLFDFSSAQQNSRSHQFSLNINNDGHQFTGTIMPEELSLCYLDPQGAIQGPYLGIDIIAWFEQGYFGTDLPVRLSDAPDGSPFHELGDIMPHLKLKPGCASSTSLSAKVQLSDDVGESLEGSTATSASLEYKVSAVREDQQRVSSGFEAIFSATGQSRVPDHGFLSGMEYSDDQRFQNVVTPDEEIVFPGSSGSSGNPLMRDVADVQRFVRNPSTNPAILNEFSEAGMHTHQDEIVHPFGLSMSELSSNSNLRRAQSSNMASGMGDEFPAQVHAMDSYTEHDAALASHRSFDAVFDQSHYAETWPEDYRKKPLTNPHIDLSSADARHLFHRQPEFNDFDQQHLMLQKMQKECQQQNHLSHPFSHTMELGFEHIPSNLIELQFQRQQQMELQHQHQVELQQRRQVELQQRRQLELQQELQQRRQVELQQRRQVELQQQQRQFELQQQHHLLHQQQQQLRQYQMKLQQQQVLEQLLQHQMPDLGYGQGKGDPLRENLLEQIQFRTRLAAELQQNSHNPRHLDLTLEQIIRAKIGQNNLQEPQTDILDLLSQVKHGNILPSDLQFHLQQEQMQAQDLSVARQQLGIDGERQVGWPWSIDEAGQTFRNTTGHHQSKSTGFNASDFYLQQQRLSSHDEHLSHNKWNHALQEPHQGGFYEPSSMAFDHPTSLPAVTPGMKMDNVNGHSQGPDSAEHLYMHSTDQLGSFSSNVSSHHRQVFGDIYGSRAEMTESHLPGKQGQQENSWVEGGMQQLHLEAERKRNVSEVAGNSSFWTSAGGDEESSKQVLMDLHQNMGLQSIRSSEDDYRHLISSSKSRESFWPITESFSLNDIPDQEATMDDSFMEKPQNLKSNSLLQDNHAMSLSGQLHHQGNGERLSLRSKSGALTEEPTFFSGIVDSSHTNHADNMFVDKSAMDKELAELDNRYGSQGMTAMARSVSHIEENFAEQAETAMDFANASSRQSSRHSSLSSAGGNGGLHGYEMGLDKLTGEEVSIDRMPSILTRGLDSALHKRPPVSRAYSSKDVSSDMASSLHIKQKNRASLATSDERRSEPVENVAATRGGDSQTSGKKEALFRRSSSYNDAGITETSFMDVLKKPVFTEAEAANAAALESSDGPLSGRSGKKKGKKGRQIDPALLGFKVSSNRIMMGEIQHPYE